A region of the Aquila chrysaetos chrysaetos chromosome 15, bAquChr1.4, whole genome shotgun sequence genome:
GAGTCCTTACAATAAGCCACTCTTCTTAATCGCCAACCTATGAGCTACCGTGATTTATGTACTAAAAATTATCAACTGGCTTCTTAGCTTGAATTACATTTAGGGGAATTTTTTAATGTGCACTTCTTAAACTGTGTGTGCTCCAGATAGATGCCATACTCATCCTTATTTTAGGCTGTCATTATTCTGAAAACATAATTACTTTCTTAAATGGTACtatgtcttgggtttttttttatagataGTTTCAGTATTGTAATGGAACATTTGATTGATCTAATTGACTAGAAGagcaggagttaaaaaaaaaaattgcactatACTTAATCTTTATTTATAAGGGCAAATGCTAGCACTCTGTTTTGTTAAATGAACAACTGCAGAGAGATTTGTTAAGTGAGCTTCATTGGGATCTTTGAAAGAGGATAAGCCTTGATCAGAAAGCTCTCGGTCAGGCTGGACAAGGGGTTGTCGAGGGGAGCTCAGCAAGCACCTTCAGAAGATGTCCTTGGCTGGGTCTGGTGAGACTCCCCAGGACATCTGTGTTGGTAACTGTTACCTGCACCAGGGACACTTGGTACCTCACTGGCTTTTCTGGTGGTCAAAGTCTTGATATATTCCCCCTCTGAAACATCCCTTCCTCCACAATCAATCACCCACTTGGGTTACAGGCTGAATTACATGATCAGTTAAACACAACGTACAAGCGAGGGTCTTTTCCCCAGGGGCAAGTAACAAGTTTATATGAGTTCATACAAGTCTATACAAGGTTATATAGATATCTACATGGATGTCACGTCACAAGGACCCTACAGCTTTGAAAGCCTTTCCCCATTCACTGTCATGTCAATGCACTTCCAAGTCTTGGGCTTCTGTGGTGAAAAGTAGCCTGGCAGTTGGAAGACATTTATGGTTGTTGATAGtaattttttctgcatctctaaTTCATGGCCTCGCagcacaaaatgttttgttttggttgtttgaataagaaagaaaagaagaaaaaaatccccaaacttaaTTTGCtggtattttacaaaataaatatgctaTCACTAAGAATTTGTTGTGAGATCAACACCACTattattggaaaaaatacaattttcttgaataaatttttcagttctgtgtaCAAATCCAAGCACCTACACAGCAAGAGCCACATACCCATTTTACACAGTTATATTCTTCAGCTTATCAATACAGGGAGAGGAATGTCCTCTCTGTAAGACCTCCACGGTGGGCTACAGATAACAGAACAAGCAAAGGACTTTGcttgtggcttttaaaaaataatttatcaatTCTGCTAGACTGCTATACGGAAGTCAATCAGCTATGACGGGATACCTTCCAGCCCACCTTCCAAACCACTAACACCAGAGACTGCAACAGGGATAGTACTGGataaggttggtttttttttttttttttaaatagaatgaaACTTGGCCTTTGTAGCtggaaaaacccaaaacaaaacaaaatggaaaatgtcattGTGAATCCTGCTTGCTTTCTACATTGTATCTCAGAACCTCTTAACCATAGGATTATCATAGTGTTTTCTTATGGTATTGCCAAAAAGAATATTCATAAATCAGAATAACAGCATAACATATTCTATGAGGTTTTATGATTAGTGTACTAACAACCATAACAGTTAGTAACCGAGAGTAATACTGggggaaaatataaatataccatcaactgaaaacagtatttctttagaaatcacaaagaaaaatcacGAGGCTACAATTTTTCCCTAATATCTATCTTGCAAATTCTAAGCAGTCTGCAAGCAGTAAGATTTGGGATTTTTAGAGCGGTAAACAAAGAAAAGTCCAGAAAACAGAGTGACACCTTCTTTGATGACTGCATATCTGCAGACACCAGAACAAAAGTGTATTTGTGCTTGGAGACGCGTGGGCGCAATCCCATCACCTTCACTTGGACTTGATGGTAAGAACACCTACAAATCCCACACTTCTTGTGCtgttcaaaataaatacacagagaaTGCAAACCACTATCATCTGAAGCCCTGCTGTAAAAGctagtattttcagtttaaaaaggtAATAGAGAAGCAGAAGTAGATGCTGGGCTGTTACGTGCCTTACTAAAAATTATGGTAGGAGCTAGACATGGGGAGGAGAGCAGTTTGGCACAGGTTTATACAAAGGCTGAGCTGCTGAACTGCATGCCTTGGCCTATCCCAGGAGGTTATTCCGAAACTTATAACACAAGTGCTTGGGAATTCAGGATTAATATATGCCTTATGCCATCCCACTGTAGTACCTCTTGCTCCTCTGCTGTATCTCTTAAACTTCTCTGTAATATCAGCAGCACCTTTCTCATGTCTTTGATAACCCCccatggcaaaaccagctttacTTCCTCATGTCCCCCCACGCATCCTCCATCTTTTTTGATCTGCCTGATAGCCAAAAGACAGCCCATGTCACAGCTTAGGGAAGCACGTGTGAGCTGACTGACCAGCTGGCTGTCATCAGAGCCACTGCCATTTCTTTCCATCAGGAAGGCATGAAAAGTCTTTCTCTCATCCCTGAGCAATTGATCATCAAAAATTGATAGACCTGAAACCATCAAATTTGGTTGAAATTGGccacttacttaaaaaatatcagtgaaggacaaaggaaaagaagtcacACAACACAGACAGAGCAACTTTCCGTAAGGCTCCATGCCCATAACTGAGTGGTGTGGCTCCTTTCCCAGAAACCCATCCAGACCAAGAAGGGCACTGAAccagttttctccttttccaactgaaattCTCTATTTATTATGAACTTTTATGAAAAAGACATCCCACATTCTTCTGATCTATCCAACAGAATAAGAGAGGCCTGATTAAGTCTACTAAGCGGTAGTTCTGGTTACCCACTTTCAGTAAACCTTCAGATTTCTATAAACTCAAAAGAATGTAAGAGACTGGCAGCCTGTATTGCTAAGCAAGTTTTCTGGAGAGAAGTAAGATTTACCCACTgtcaaaccacaaaaacaatTTAGGTAtagaaaaaatgcaattaataagACTGTCCCAGCGCCATAGAGTCATCTATGAACTGCTAATTGCCCACTCCTTCAGAAGCATCTCCTGTGAAAGATGCTGTCCTTCCCAGCAGTGTCTTCCTAGGTCATACTGACAACATCAGCCCTGTAACTAATTACAAGAAAATAGACCACTGCCCCTATTTCTAACTGGCAGATCTTATTTGGTAAAGAGACCATTCAACAACTACAAAAAGTAGCAACACGTTAATCTGGATAAGAAGTCTTATAAAGCCCCCGTACAGTAGGTGTGCACGTGGCTGTAACTCCTGGAGCCCTTTGTTCCGTTAAACTCCAGGCTTTGGGGAAGCTGAGCCTGAGCACAGGGCTCTCTTCCACCCAGCTGCAGATCAAGCAGCAAGTTTAGCTCACTCACCAGTGCAAAAGattcaaagaaaatgtctaCCACACATCGCTGTGGGCTGAGCGATAGAGAGGCTTAAAGGCTAAAGCTGCTCTGAGACCTGGCATTCATGTGGGACTGGAAGACAGCCTGAATTCAACCTGAAATGAGGCCACAGATTTCATGTTTTTGCAGCAGATAAAACTTGGACAGTGTCTAGGGTTTGGGCTGTCTTGTCTGTCTGTTATTTGTTCTGTGGTGTCACTGCCAGGGCAGCCCTGGGATGTTGGGATGGAGGAAGAAGACAGCACATAAGGGTTCATCCAGTAAGTCTGCCCCACAAATTTATCCAAAGCAGACCATGCTCACAGTTCCTCCCACCATGTCCTAAAGAATACCCATAGCTGGCCACAGATCCAACCTTCGTCAAGAATGTTTGGTAGGACAACTAACCTGGCTGTGAGCTTGGCTAGTGCTCTAGCAGagcaaattgcattttaaaataagagattAAAATGACATAGATGCTAATGTACAGCTACTTCTACACTATCTTGGCACTAAAAATATCCCTGGTTAGCTTCTTTCCTTAATTGTATTTCAGTCAGACAGCTAATGCACTTTAAATATCCATCAGGTGGAATTTTGGTATACGTAGCTGTTTTCATGGAGCAGTATTTTCAAAGGCATGTCcctttttccagctgtgctcAGTCTTTGAAGTGACAAAATCTCTCCAACTCAGTCAAGggaaattggggggggggggggggggttggagaCAAGGATTGGGTTTAAAGAACTTTTAAAGTTTGATATGTTCAGTACTGATAGTAGCTATGATGCAGGATACATGAGCAAGAGAACTGTGCAGTGGTTGTGTCACCCATcgtaattttgttttcttgaaacagttaaagtgttttgtttcctgaaggaaaaagcGCTAAATCTAGCGCCGAGTTTACTGTTTTGTCAGTAGCACTCGGGTTTATAACAACTCTCAGTAATATTCTAACCACAGTTTCCTTTTATCTGCTGATATAATATGGCAGGGTTTGGCACCTTTTTAGACATGAAAAGACCATCTTGTCTCAAGTAACAGCTGCCATTAGTCTCTTTCACCACTCTATTTCCAAGCATCTTTCTTGACATAAGAGCACAGAGCCAAGCCTCTGCAAATCCTCAAATAATCCCCTTCTCAAATTGGGAAATTTGTCTGTTAACTAGAAAAAGATTTATCAAGTTCACCAATTCTATCAATAAAGTAGAAATTGgtaaatgcaatgaaaattaatttttccttctggtaAACACGTTCACACATGTTGTTAAGTATTTCAATAATGccttcaaatgaaaaaactaAGAGCATGTGTAGCTTGATAGTGGGACATATAGACATTGAGGagtggttggttggtttttttgtggtttttttttttacattatattttttttgtagctCTCTATGTATATATTCCATgtaaacagtatttattttcctttctggttgATCCCCCATGATGCTGAAATAGTAGTTACAATCACAAGGAAAGtcaaagaaatgtttccctttGTTAAGCTACACTAAATAAATTTGCTGCATCTAAGTAGATGTTTAATACCGTTTATAAGTGGAAATTATATTTATACTGCGAATACAGAACCTACGGATCTGCTCTATAGCTCTGCAGGAATCATTCAAGCTAGAGGGATGCCGACATCAGGAGTGATAGACCAGGTAAAGTACTCGGGCTGGCACGGtagctctgcagaaaaactttcagaaaagtaCTTGAAGAACAAAAGCATCCTTTACTTGCCCCACCTCCAtagcagatatatttttattactttagaTGAAGCACCCTGATAGAGCCTGTTTAGGCTGACCAGGACAGatgataaatgaaaatatattcaggGTCATCAGGCTGATGCATCACATTCATTTATACTTGCAGCCAGTTTAACATAATCTTGTAGGAACACTTCCTGCAGAAGAAAGTTATCTGTTACACCCACTCAATTTAAACATCATCTTCACAAGTGTGAGCGGTTGCAAAGCAGTCAGCTCTGGCACAGTAAAAACAgttccaaagaagaaaaatcatcccTAATCCTTAGACTGAGTAAATTACAGAAAGATGAGAaatcaaaacactttaaaaactgtaattttccttctgtaacgAATCACAAGTTTAATTCGAGCAACAGTCACTCCCAATGATAAATGTTCTTATGTTTATTTGCTGCAATGAGCAGCTACAGCCTAAATGAGAGAGGGCATCCTACACAGTTTTCTTCACATCTATTGCTGCTTGTAAAGTAGTGGCAGAAAACTTACACAAAACTGAGATgcattgcaaatgaaaaaattgaaatttttctgcttttcgTGCTTGAACTGTACTTATGAAACCAGATTAATTTGTAGCGATAATCAGCAAcatagtgtcttttttttcctctgcagttctTAGTATCTTATATCTCATTTCTGGTTTCCAACATCTGCAAAACATAAACTTGTCATAATTCTGGCACAGTATTTTCAGCGAGTCATACATTAAAGCAGTCATCTCAGGCagatttggaaaacaaacaaaaaacccctccaaaaatTGCTCTTGCCCCCCAATTCTAAAGAAAACCCTAAAACACAGAAACCCACACACCATGGGTGAAATTGTCCAATCCTTCCAACAAAAGGGCACATACCCATACACTGGGAGGGAACAAAAGTGAGGTCATTCACATGatgttgacatttttattaatgaaaagtCAAACTCTTGATTCCAACTTTCAGTATTCAAAAtcagcagcaaggaaaagaatCATACATAACCAATAACaatgtttttccaaaaatggtCTGATCTCTCCACTACTGACCACTGCATAAAGAACCTCTCCATTTATGGTCCCCAGGTAACTGCTACTCTTATTCTCCTTAGCAATTCTATTCTTCTAGCTACCCTCTCACATCAGCTGGGTGGTTAAGAGTCTCCAGAAGAGAGAGACCAtcttcaaaactgaagaaaagtttccaatattttggattttttacTCAGTTCCATAATACATTTCTCATTTGGAAAATCAACGATAAACTTTCTCCACCTGCCCACATAGGAAAATAAGAAACTACCATTTTTGGCTAATTACAGACTGTATTATCTATAGACTACCTATTTCTTCCTTAAACACATCTGGAATTTAGCTTCCTAACTTTTAAAGCCTTGGCCTTTATGAAGAAAGAATTGACATTTTCATTAAGGCATGGATATTCCCAATTTCAATCCTTAACATTCTATCTTGGTAAGAGGGGCCTTCCTTCTGGTTGGTCCATAGAAAAAGTTATGAACGCTTAAATGCAGGCCAGGAGGCATTTCTGAAAGCTATtgaagacaaattttttttttttttgtatgaacaCATTGCTTCTATATTAAAGAGGTATGAAGAACACCTTCAAAAATGCAATTGTATTCAAGTTCCccccttaaaaacaaacatttacatGATATTATTCAAAGAATCTGCAATATCAtcattaaattttgattttctgtAACTTAACCTTCTTTCTATTATAAGTAGAAGTGAGTGTTAGGTGGAATTTCCtaccatttaagaaaaaaatgcccctAACTATAAATGTTTGATTAAAACAGCCATCAAATTTCCTTAAATATTAGATATGACAGCTACAAAACCAGAATATCCTTACATGGCTTATTCCATTCTTTGGAAGATGCACACACTCAAAGAACAGTTTATTATAGGGCatggcaaaaataaatttagctACCCTGCAAGGTACATCTGCGGTGTGTCTCTATCTGGTCCTCCAGAGATAGTCAACACAACCGGCATCCCAAGATTTGAAAACCCATTTTAAAACTAGCAAAATTAAGTTAGTGGAGCAGAATGGAAGATTTCAGTTGGAAAGAGCTGTATCACTTTGTCTTATTAAGAATATCCAACAGCAGTGCAGGCACTATTTTAGTAAGTCTGTTTTTATAAGCAGAAGGACTAATAGCCGTACACAAAATCCTCACAAAcggctgggaaaaaaaccttcttatTTCGTAAATACCCACCCCACTCCCTTGTAGACTATATATCCTGATACTTATGTATCAAGTTTAGAATCTAATCAAGTCCAGAATAACTGGCACTTGCCTATAATCAGCTATTTGGTACTTTTGCTAACATTTTAGTTTCAAACTTTAGCTCCAGTATGCAGTATTTCACAGCACTTCTTATTCATCAAAACTGTGTCCACTTAAAATTGATAGAGCATACTGCAGAAACTTTGAGAAAGAACTCTGTAAGAGCTGAAGGTTCAGAGTTAATTGTTATCATAATCTATTTTATGGAGAACCTAATCAATTTTGATTCTTCCTTTTAGTCTTTCAGACAGGGGAAGTGGACTGTCCGCCCATGCATAAGTCGGAACAGCACTTTTGGCTTGCTGCATGGGACCACAACCCAACCTCTCAAAGGGTTGCTCTGGACTTTGGGAACAATTAACTTCCCCTGCAGAGGACGGTTTTGGAGATACTTGCAATGAGAAACTATTACCAGCTTTTTTAAACTtggtaattttcttcttccctttaatTATAAGGGCTGAGTCactgtttgttcttttgctAGTAACAATGTTACTCctattctttgaaaaacattttttaaactgatcGGGGTTCAgttgcctttgctgctgctcataaatcagatttttgttCATATTCCCATCATCACTGTCTTCACTGGAAGAACATCTGTTGTGACACACactccttttaaaagaagttttccAAGTAGTTTGAATACAAGCTTTTTTAATGTGACAGCTAGTTACATCTGGTGGCTTTTGAGATGCTGGAAGCATTTCACACCCAGGATGCTGTGTCTCTGTTGTTTGCCCACTGAGGGTTAGAGATGTTGAACTGCTTATATTATGGTCCTTTTGCATCATTTCAGCCAGGCTGTCAGCTTTTTTGTATTGATCTTGATAAATGTGTATGCTGGATTCCCTTGCATAGTTTTCTGACAgcatatttttactttcctgCACTAGTTTGTTTAACtgacaggaggaagaggcataATCTTTATCAGGATTCAACATTTCTTGTGtctgtttaaaacatttcaaagactCCAGTTGCATTACGTCTTCAGACAACAAAGGCTTTGATGGAATGGAAGTCTTCTTAAGTATTCGCTCACTTAAAGACCACTTCTGAAATTGTTCCATAGCATCATCTGAAACCGAATCATCTGCACTATCAGAATGATGTTGATCAGACTGCATAGCATCAGAATATTCTGAGCTAGCTATTACTGTTTCATGACCTAGAGCACGCGACTGTTTTATGCATGTAGTTAAGTCAGCTGCTGGATCATGGGTATCACCCCCATGGGCCGGTGAAACACTGAAGAAGGTTCCTTCCCAGTCAATACTGCTCAGTTGTAGACGAGCTGTtacagaggaagaggatgatATCCCAGAATCTTTAGTAAATTGTGCTGGCGACACAGATGAGTCAGCCAACATACTCTGTAAAAGTGAGTAAGATGTCGTCAGAGGAAGAGCAGCTGCTGATGCTGGCATTTGAACAGTTGTTATGCAGGAAGCTGAAGCTAACACTAGATCTTTTGATTCAGTACTTCTCTGGTGTATCTGGTCTTCTCGGGGAGTTTTTATATCTGATGTGGAGTCTTGCACGGGAAGAATTCCACATCtagattttaaattcatttgaGACAGAAGATCGCTAACTTCATCATAAACATTTgataattccttttcttttggtctgtctttcctgtctgaaaaaaataaaaagggcatATCAAAATGACATATTAACCACAGTTCAGATTTCCTAGTGCTGAAGTATTAAATGGTAAGATAAAAGCACAGTCCCTGCAAGATATCATGCCCTGATCTTGACAAAACATGATATTGCTCAACAGTGGGAGAAAtgtttgttgcttttgcttcttgTATTCTGGCAAGACCCAGAAGTTCATAAGAAATAAGCTTTTGGacttacttttctgtttcttcttcagaacTTCTGACTTTTCCACTTGATAAAGGGCAACAACATCAGGGTAAGCAGCCTGAAACAAAGACTCCTCTTCTATTGTGACTACAAACAACTCCACAGGTTCATCTTCTGCATCAACATAATGTTCTAAAAAATTAATGACTGTACATTAGACATGTATATACAGAGGTATCAAAGTAGGGAGCaagtaaaacaacaaaagatttatttgaGTACAAAGAAGGTATGTAAAAAGATTAATAGTATAATGCTTGAGATTTAGCTACAAgtaaagtctttttctttctgccagtcTCCTGGCACACTAAAGGTAGAAGTCTGTCAGCATAGAAAAATTTCTAGCTAGTAAAGTCACAGCTCCGGGTACATAGTGAAATAAGagatgaaatacagaataacTAATGTAGTATACTAACATGTACCAGAAAAAGTACCTGAAGACCAAGTCCCTTGCTTTctaggtagattttttttttttttttttaaaagcattgcttttacTTTCAGGTTATGTGAAATTTGATGCACATTTTCTATTGTTTTCATAGAACAGTTTCCAATCTCACCCACATTTCATTGCCTCATAATGTTGTCAAACTCTTCTCCTCTTTAAAGcatgctttcctctttttctatgAACAGTTTTGTTCCATAATGTACACAGAAACCAGACCAACCTGGTTTTTGCCACTCAATTTCAAAACAAGGAACTCCGTTTTTAACACGTGTCTTGACTATCCTGTAAGAACAGAAGCAGCCCATTAAatgattttgtttaaacaggaaatgaaaaaatctagagttatctaaaaatatttcaatactCTAATTTgtagtgaggaaaaaataatcttgtaaTAGTGAAATTAATATACcttttaagaaatacattacTTCTCTGTATAAGTTGCACAGT
Encoded here:
- the GEN1 gene encoding flap endonuclease GEN homolog 1 isoform X3, coding for MSNMDPHLDCYTMSCIKEKLGCDRESLIGLAVLLGCDYLPKGVPGVGKEQALKLIETLRGQNLLQRFEQWKEQFQYGNNPPLVVKRVIHCSECHHPGSYKEHERSGCKFCESTRYCKPNDSEYRCPCEWHQLEQVKQASAVEDNIRKKANSCEGFPFSEVIQEFLVNKNKLINIKECQRPNLLSFQIFASEKMEWTKHYACKKLLALLTRYDMIQRKSGYVDSKQLQAIRIVKTRVKNGVPCFEIEWQKPEHYVDAEDEPVELFVVTIEEESLFQAAYPDVVALYQVEKSEVLKKKQKNRKDRPKEKELSNVYDEVSDLLSQMNLKSRCGILPVQDSTSDIKTPREDQIHQRSTESKDLVLASASCITTVQMPASAAALPLTTSYSLLQSMLADSSVSPAQFTKDSGISSSSSVTARLQLSSIDWEGTFFSVSPAHGGDTHDPAADLTTCIKQSRALGHETVIASSEYSDAMQSDQHHSDSADDSVSDDAMEQFQKWSLSERILKKTSIPSKPLLSEDVMQLESLKCFKQTQEMLNPDKDYASSSCQLNKLVQESKNMLSENYARESSIHIYQDQYKKADSLAEMMQKDHNISSSTSLTLSGQTTETQHPGCEMLPASQKPPDVTSCHIKKACIQTTWKTSFKRSVCHNRCSSSEDSDDGNMNKNLIYEQQQRQLNPDQFKKCFSKNRSNIVTSKRTNSDSALIIKGKKKITKFKKAGNSFSLQVSPKPSSAGEVNCSQSPEQPFERLGCGPMQQAKSAVPTYAWADSPLPLSERLKGRIKID
- the GEN1 gene encoding flap endonuclease GEN homolog 1 isoform X2; amino-acid sequence: MRWINLFFRSSFLTSMGIKLVFVMEGEAPRLKADTMSKRNEMRYGPLKKVGAARTGRSLFKAILKECLELLECLGVPWVQAAGEAEAMCAYLNAKGHVDGCITNDGDVFLYGAQTVYRNFAMNAKDPHLDCYTMSCIKEKLGCDRESLIGLAVLLGCDYLPKGVPGVGKEQALKLIETLRGQNLLQRFEQWKEQFQYGNNPPLVVKRVIHCSECHHPGSYKEHERSGCKFCESTRYCKPNDSEYRCPCEWHQLEQVKQASAVEDNIRKKANSCEGFPFSEVIQEFLVNKNKLINIKECQRPNLLSFQIFASEKMEWTKHYACKKLLALLTRYDMIQRKSGYVDSKQLQAIRIVKTRVKNGVPCFEIEWQKPEHYVDAEDEPVELFVVTIEEESLFQAAYPDVVALYQVEKSEVLKKKQKNRKDRPKEKELSNVYDEVSDLLSQMNLKSRCGILPVQDSTSDIKTPREDQIHQRSTESKDLVLASASCITTVQMPASAAALPLTTSYSLLQSMLADSSVSPAQFTKDSGISSSSSVTARLQLSSIDWEGTFFSVSPAHGGDTHDPAADLTTCIKQSRALGHETVIASSEYSDAMQSDQHHSDSADDSVSDDAMEQFQKWSLSERILKKTSIPSKPLLSEDVMQLESLKCFKQTQEMLNPDKDYASSSCQLNKLVQESKNMLSENYARESSIHIYQDQYKKADSLAEMMQKDHNISSSTSLTLSGQTTETQHPGCEMLPASQKPPDVTSCHIKKACIQTTWKTSFKRSVCHNRCSSSEDSDDGNMNKNLIYEQQQRQLNPDQFKKCFSKNRSNIVTSKRTNSDSALIIKGKKKITKFKKAGNSFSLQVSPKPSSAGEVNCSQSPEQPFERLGCGPMQQAKSAVPTYAWADSPLPLSERLKGRIKID
- the GEN1 gene encoding flap endonuclease GEN homolog 1 isoform X1, whose amino-acid sequence is MGVTNLWQILEPVRQPVNLSSLKGKTLAVDLSLWVCEAQTVKKMVGVVTKPHLRNLFFRSSFLTSMGIKLVFVMEGEAPRLKADTMSKRNEMRYGPLKKVGAARTGRSLFKAILKECLELLECLGVPWVQAAGEAEAMCAYLNAKGHVDGCITNDGDVFLYGAQTVYRNFAMNAKDPHLDCYTMSCIKEKLGCDRESLIGLAVLLGCDYLPKGVPGVGKEQALKLIETLRGQNLLQRFEQWKEQFQYGNNPPLVVKRVIHCSECHHPGSYKEHERSGCKFCESTRYCKPNDSEYRCPCEWHQLEQVKQASAVEDNIRKKANSCEGFPFSEVIQEFLVNKNKLINIKECQRPNLLSFQIFASEKMEWTKHYACKKLLALLTRYDMIQRKSGYVDSKQLQAIRIVKTRVKNGVPCFEIEWQKPEHYVDAEDEPVELFVVTIEEESLFQAAYPDVVALYQVEKSEVLKKKQKNRKDRPKEKELSNVYDEVSDLLSQMNLKSRCGILPVQDSTSDIKTPREDQIHQRSTESKDLVLASASCITTVQMPASAAALPLTTSYSLLQSMLADSSVSPAQFTKDSGISSSSSVTARLQLSSIDWEGTFFSVSPAHGGDTHDPAADLTTCIKQSRALGHETVIASSEYSDAMQSDQHHSDSADDSVSDDAMEQFQKWSLSERILKKTSIPSKPLLSEDVMQLESLKCFKQTQEMLNPDKDYASSSCQLNKLVQESKNMLSENYARESSIHIYQDQYKKADSLAEMMQKDHNISSSTSLTLSGQTTETQHPGCEMLPASQKPPDVTSCHIKKACIQTTWKTSFKRSVCHNRCSSSEDSDDGNMNKNLIYEQQQRQLNPDQFKKCFSKNRSNIVTSKRTNSDSALIIKGKKKITKFKKAGNSFSLQVSPKPSSAGEVNCSQSPEQPFERLGCGPMQQAKSAVPTYAWADSPLPLSERLKGRIKID